From the Lathyrus oleraceus cultivar Zhongwan6 chromosome 3, CAAS_Psat_ZW6_1.0, whole genome shotgun sequence genome, the window CTATGCCGAGACTTTGAGGTCTTAGCAATGAAGCAGTATGAATCGATCACTGATTATTTTGGTCGAGTAATGATGGTTGCAAATGACATGAGGAATTATGGAGAAGATGTGGATGATGTCAAGATCATTGAGAAGATTTTGAGAACCCTCACTGATAAGTGGAACTTTATTGTTTGTTCCATTGAGGAAGCCAAGGACATAGATCAACTATTTGTGGATGCCTTGCAAAGTTCTCTACTTGTTCATGAGCCAAAATTCAAAGCAAGTGGAAAAGATGAACATGCTTTGAAGGCAACTCATGAAGAGAGTTATGGTGGAAGAGGACGCAGACGAGCTACTTTCCGAGGAGGTCAGGGACAGGCAGAGGCAGAGGTAGCCAACCGAGGAGTAAAGAAAAAGTTCAGTGTTACAAGTGTCATAAGCTTGGACACTTCCAGTACGATTGCCATGTAAATTATATTGGTTTGAGGAATCATAAGAGATGGTGCTAATGTCATATGTCGACACGCTTGGAGACGATCAAGATGTTGTGTGGTATATTGATTCTGGGTGCAGCAATCACATGTATGGTGATTCTTCACTATTTTGTGAGTTAGAAGAAGGGTTCAACAAGGTGGTTAGACTGTGGAATTATGTAAGCATGAACCTTTCTAGAAAAGGAAGTATTCGATTGATAATAAAAGGATTGAATCACCTTGTACAAAATGTTTATTATGTGCCTGGTTTGAAGAATAATCTTCTCAGTGTTGGGCACTACAAGAAAGGGGTTAATTTGGATGTACTAATGCAGCCAAATGAGTGTCAGATTTATCACCGCACAAAGGGTTTGGTATTCCTAACCAACATGGCGACAAATCAAATGTTTGTGTTGTTTTAGAGCACTAAATCAACCAAATGGGATGGCAAGGAAGAGTGTTTCTAAGCAATGACCAAAGATTTGGTCATCGGAGCTACAAAAGGGTGAAGACTTTGCAAACAAAAGGCATGGTGAGAGGCTTGCCAAGTTTTCCTAATGGTAAATTTGTGTGCACTAATTGCTTGAAAGGGAAGCAACATCAAGATGTAACCCAAGGAGAAGTACATGGAGAGCATCATAAAAGTTGGAGCTGGTCCACGCTAATATTTGTAGCCCGATTTCTCCATTTTCAGAGGGAAACAAGAGGTATTTCATTTGCTTCATTGATGACTATAGTAGGAAGGCGTGGGTGTATTTTCTTGATTGTAAGTCAGGTGCATTCACTACCTTTACATGAGCATCGGAAAAATAGAATTGTGATGAATAAGGTGAGGAGCTTATTGGTTGAGAAAAATGCTCCAAGAAAATTTTGGGCAGAGGTGGTAAATTGGGTATTCTATGTTCTTAATAGATGTCCAACATTATCAGTGAAGGAAACGACGCCAGAGGAAGCTTGGCGTGGGGTGAAGCCTTCAATTGGGCACTTGAGAGTCTTTAGTTGTATAGAATATGCTCATGTATCAGATGCTCGACGAACAAAGCTTGAAGATAAGTGTCATTGTTGTGTCCTTTTTGGTGTAAGAGGAGAGCAAAGGCATACCGACTATATGATCCTACCTCAAAGAGGATTATTATCAGTCAGGATGTCGTCTTTGAAGAAGGCGGGCAATGGAATTGGGAGAAGAGATTTGAAGAAGACAACAAGTTTGATTTGGAATGagaaaatgagaaaagtgaagAAAGTGTGGAATCAAGTGATGGCaatgaagaagaaaatgtagTTTATGGTAATGAAGAAGAAAATGCAGAAAATGCAGTTGATAGTAATGTAGAAAATACAATTTCTCTAGTGACAAAACCTCAAAATAGAAGAGCACCAGTGTGGATGAATGACTATGTCCCTGGTGATGGACTTTCCGTTGAAGAAGAAGAGGTACAAACTCACATAGTCTTATTTGCTCATGTCGTTCACTCTGATCCTACTTCATTTGACAAATCAATAAAGGAGGAGAAATGTAGGGCATCCATGGATGCAGAAATGGGATCAATTGAGAAGAATGGAACGTGGGATCTTAGGGACCTGCTGAAAGGAGGGAAGAAATAGGAGTCAAATGGGTATACAAAACAAAGTTGAACGAGCTTGGAGAAGTAGAAAAATGCAAGGCTCGCTTGGTCgctgttagatacccaaaagtgcttatttgagccatcaattaagggtatctttcactctatttccttgctaaaattgtcaaaaccacatttgttttacatgaaatgcattacattgataaacaagcttggtgcctttgatttgtgtgttattgtgcaggaaaagggcatgaactaattgaaaatgaagacacaagaaaattggcaaaggaaccaatgAATACAAGCATTCATCaacctgctcgctaggcgagctgctagcgaaaagctccagtaaattgaCAATAAATTtgctaggcgagctgctagcgaaggtggtagcgagttcgttctgttttggtgaaaagagcagccagcactcactcgctaggcgaagcgctagcgagtccccagcgagcattccattagcaaaacctctcaacctcgctggggcgaaggttggagcgtgtccttcgctaggcgaaggtttgttcgctaggcgaacatgatagttcaacagaccctgtttctctgggcacaggtgcctttggtgccacaattagaccctcgctaggcgagcctttctgctcgcctagcgagcatgacagcccagt encodes:
- the LOC127131276 gene encoding uncharacterized protein LOC127131276, giving the protein MKQYESITDYFGRVMMVANDMRNYGEDVDDVKIIEKILRTLTDKWNFIVCSIEEAKDIDQLFVDALQSSLLVHEPKFKASGKDEHALKATHEESYGGRGRRRATFRGGQGQAEAEVANRGVKKKFSVTSVISLDTSSTIAM